The Persephonella hydrogeniphila region TTTATAGATACAGGAAGAAATAATTCTCCAGAAAAATCCCCCTGAACTATACTGCTTTTTATCTGGGCTTTTATTTTATTTTTTTTACCTTCTTTTATATCGTAGCTTATATGAATATCTTTTAGCATATACTCAGGGTAATTTTCAATATAGATATCACCCTTACCTTTTACATATACATTATCTTCAACAAGCCTTAAATAATTCTCACCTGTTATCTTACCTTTTATACCTTTAACAGCTTTATCTATATCAAATCTGTCAAAAAGCAGATAAACAGATCTATTCAAAGGACTAAAAGAAGCTATTTTTTCCTTATCTATGTAAAACTCAATAAGTAACAGGAGGTTCTTTATACTCAGACTGTTTATATAAACCTTTCCTATACTAAAATCAGTTATTTTTATACTGAAAATATCACCTTCAACATCTGTGTATCCTATATCAGCTTTTTTCAGATAATAAGAAATAACCCTATCTGCAGGAAATGTGTAAATCAAACCTGAAAGAAAAGAAAACAAAAATAAAAAAATGTAAAAAATCTTTTTATTCATCTCCCACTCTCAATCACAGTCCGAACATTAAGTTTTTTATTACCTTTAGGATCATTTATACTGATAGAGCTTACAGAAAACCCTTTCTTCTTTATTTCTTTTAAAAAATCAAAAAGCTTTTCAGGTTCTGTTTTTTCCATAACAACCTCAATTCCTCTGTCTACAGGCTTAATAGAAACCACAAATTCCCTTACTCCTGATTTTCCGGCTATTTTATCTATAACAGATAAAGACAAGGTGTACCTTTCTTTAGGTTTTATATTTTTATACCTGTTTACAATTTTCTGAAGTTGAATATACCTTTTTTCTTCAATCTTTATTCTTTTTTCTAAAGTCTCTATCTTTTTAAACAGATAACCTGCAGGTAAAACAAAGAAAACAACAACTATCACAAAATATACACCTGTAATCAAAACAATCCTTTCTCTGTTTTCTAAAGATTCAAAAAACAGCAGTATCCTGTTCATAAACCTTCTCCAGATACAATAAAGCGTATATCCCCTTCTGGTGTAGTAACTGTCTCTTCAATTTTTGCTTTAAATTTTTTTGAGAGAATGTTTTTAAACTTTTCAACATCAGATACAGTTTTAGCCATACCTTTTATTCTGAATTTTCCTTCGGTAATACTTATTGAGTATATTTTATACACCGAGGTATTTTTTACACTTCTTCCTATAAAATCAAGAAGCTCTACAGCATCATTCTGTGGATAACTTTCTTTTTCTATCATCAATATTTTGCTTTTTGCCTGTTCTAAAGGGTCAAAAACCTCACCTGTGTAGTTAAAAGCCTTTATAAACAACTCTTTTTCTTTCTCTTTTATCTTTCTTAACTGGTCTTCAAGCGTATAGCTTCTGTAGAAAAGAGCACTGTTTAAAATAATTCCAGAAAGAAGAAGGTAAAATGCCCCCTTTAACAGGCTTTCTACATAGTTTTTACCGGAACTCCCAGAAAGATCAACACCCGCACCAAAAATACCCCTGAGCAACATACCGTAGCAGACATTAAGCTCTGTATCTATATTTTCCACTTTTAGCTTTCTGTAAGCAGAAAATTTTTGAGGAATTTTCCCTGAGAGGATAAAATCTTCAGGTATATTGTCAATATCTGGCATGACCTTCACGTGGTCTATAAAACTATTTTTTATTGAAAGTTGGAGTACATACCCTTCAGAGAAATGAACAACATCACAGTTTTCTAACTGTAAAAACATACAGATTCTCAGAAGAGAAAACAGTTCGCTATCTATAACATCAGCATCTTTAATAGCAGCTATATCTTCCTTTTTTGCCACTACACAAAAAACATCCACGCCATTTTTATCTGTTTTTGTATAGTAAGCATACTTAACAGTATCAATAGAAAAGGGAAGATCTAAACTGAGCTGTGTCTTTACAGCTTTTTCTATCTTAGATCTGTCTTTAAAAGGAAATCTGTACTTTCTAAATGTTGATTTTACAGACGGGAAACTATAGAAAAGTTTATAATGTTTAGGCTCGTTTTCTAAGATTTTCACACTCTTTTTAAAAGGGTTTACCTCCCCTATAAGATATTTAGAAAGACCAAGGTCTATACCCTTTATTATCAATAAATAACCTCACTGAATTTTCTTCCAGACGACTTTCGTTTTATTCTTCCTGTTTAATAGTATAACAAGTTTGTATTTTCTACCCCCAAATGTTATACCTACATCAGCAAGAAAATTTTCGCTTTTTACATCGATATAAAGTCTTATTCTGTAGAGAATATCAGAGCTGAACCCATCTATTAGAACAAGTTCGTCAACATTTTTAAAAGGCTTTTCTTTCCTGTAAGAGATTATTTTTGAAGCTAAAGAGCTGTCTATCTCTTCATCTAACGCCATCAAAACCCATTTAGATGCTGTGTTTATATTTACCTTTCCATTGGAGTAGGGAGATAAGACAGACTTAAGACCAGGAAAAAATCTACCATTTATGATCTTCCCATTAAAAACCTTACTGTCCACTCCATCAATAAGCAAGAATTCCTCAACTGTATCTATGTAAGAATTTTTTGCTGGATACAGTCTGTAATCCTCTTTCCCTCCATTACTGAAGCTATCAGCATCTATCCAGTCTATTATATTGTAGAGAATCTGGTTATTTATCTGAACCGTATCAAACAACCTTTCAAGTATACCAAAAAATTTTTTATCTATTTTTTCCCCTGTTATAACCCTGTTTGGGTTTAAAAATCTTTCTTGATCCACAATCTGAACTTCCACCTTTACATTTTCCAGTGCAAGAGGAATATTTTTAGACCAGAACTCTCCTATGTAATCAACAGATTTATCATCCTTATTTAGAACTTTGATTAGAGCCTCAGAAATAGAGTCAGAAATAAGCAGTATCTGCTGTGTATTTACACTATCCTCAACATAATTTTCCAGCAGATACCTATCCTCAGTTGTATCTAAAACAGCTGTTCCTATTGAAGCGATAACAATAAAAACAAAAAGCAATATCATAACTCACTACCTGCAGGTATGTAAAAAGATTTACCATCGATCTTTAGCCTTATAATAGATGGAAAATTTTTGCCTCTATAATGCTGGAGAAATCTTCCTTTATAATAAGCCTCAAACTCTATATCATCAAAAACACCCAACAAAACCTTTTTTATACCATCACTACCTAACCTGCCATCCATATAGGGATACTCCATGTAAAAAAGCTTGCTTTTCTGACCTTCTTTTTCTACCCTGTACTCAGCTCTTACTGCCCCTGTAAAAAATAGAGGATAAACTGTGTAAAAGGATATCCCCCCATTCCCAAGGATAAAATTTTCCTTCCTTTTTTCCACTTTGCTAAACATCTGTTTCGCCAGCTGGTTTTTTACAGAGATGTAAGATATATATCTTTCTGTCAGATAGGACAGCTCTGCAGAGCCTCTTATGTTTGATATAAAGGTATACCCTACAGTGCCAAAAACAAGAAGCAGTAAAGAAACAACAAGAAGAAGTTCAAGGAGTGTAAAACCTTTACTCTTCATAAACTCTCAACTTTAAGATAGGTTTTCCTGTTTTTTTGTCTAAAACTGTATAATCTATCTCTTTCAGTCCAAAAACTGTATCCTTACTTTCCTGATGTATTGTAAACTCAGGATTTTCCTTTTTTATGTTATAGTAGCTTTCATTAAAAAAGTTTAAAGCTTTTGTCTTCTTTATGCTGTTATATATACCTGATATATTCTCAGACTGTATTTTTATAAGAACAGTAAAAGCTATACTGAAAATAACAATTCCCACCAGAACTTCAAGTAAAGTAAAGCCTTTATTTGTCCCAGACTGAGATATCATCATCAGTACCTAACTCTCCGTCAGGACCCTTTGATTTTAGTTCAAAGGGGTGTTTTTCCGATGGGTAAATATAAATATAATCATTACCCCACGGGTCTTTAGGTAAAGATTCCATATACTGCTTCCATTTTTTTGGCTCAGGTGGTATCTTTGGTTTTTCCACAAGGGCCTTTAATCCCTGTTCAGTTGTAGGATAGTTCCCGTTATCCAATCTGTACATCTCTAATGCTCTTTTTATCTCTTTTAGCTGAACTTTTGTTGTTTTTATCTTTGCCTCTTCAGATCTCCCAATTATATTTGGAACTACAAGAGCTGCGAGTAAAGATAATATAACAAGTACAACAAGTAGTTCTAACAGTGTAAAACCTTTCCTATTTCTCATACTTCCTCCCGGATTTTACTCAAATTTTTTCTTTTTTTCTTTTATATTTTTATCATAAATAAGTAATAATAAGAATAATAATAGGCTGTGGATATGTGGATAACTTAAAAAAATCTATAAATATTAATAACTTACAGGACGGCAGGGTTGTGGATAACTATGTGGATAATATGTGGATAACTCAAAAAATAAAAAGTTCTTATATTAGAACACTTACGGGTTCGTATTTACTAACTTTCTATATTTATCAATGACTTATCCCTGTGGATAACTTTTCAAAATAGATCAAGTTATCCACAACTTTTTCCGAGTTATCCACAATTTTTGGTCAGTTATCCACAGAAAATTTTGAGTTATCCACAACCCCTGTGGATAACTTTTTAGTTTTCTATATTTATCAACGACTTATCCCTGTGGATAACTTTTCAGACAGGATATAATTGTTCTGTCACGCAGATTAAAAAGGAGCTCTTTTACTGTTTTTTTCAGGACAGGATGAATAAACTCTGGTTCTATATCAAAAAGAGGCTGCAGTACAAAATCTCTTTCGTGGAGTCTTGGGTGAGGAATAACAAGATATTCTGTATCTAATATCAGATTTCCATAAAACAGTATATCTATGTCTATCTCCCGTGGACCCCAGCGAAATCTTTCTACTCTTCCTAATTCTTTTTCTATATTTTTTGTCATCTTGAAAAGTTCAAATGGATCTAACTGGGTGAATCCTTTTATAACAGTGTTGTAAAAGTCAGGCTGGTCTTCAAAGCCAACAGCTTTTGATACGTATACAGGTGCTATCTGGATATCTTTGACAAATTCAGATAATTTATCTACAGCTTTTTTTATATAACTTTCTTTGTCACTTATATTTGAGCCAAGAGCTAAAAATACTTTTTCCAATGGTAGCCTTTAGATGCTAAAATTATTTTATGGGAGTTATTTTAGCAGTTTTTTTGATTTTTTCTTATGCTTACTCATACGATTTAGATTCCCTTCTTGATGAGGCAATAAGAGAAGTAGAAAGTGAAAAATCAGAAAAGTATTACAATCTTGCTCTTAAGCTCTTTAATGAAGGTGTTTATAAGCTTGCGGTAAAAAATGGTGAGCTATTTATTGAAAAAAATAACTTTGACAGAAGAAAATTAGAAGATATGCTTCTTTTACTATCTGTTTCTTATTATAAGTTGAAAGAGACCAAAAAACTGTTTGATCTTTATTTGAGATTTATAGGTTCTGGTATATCTAAGGATATAAAGCTGAAATTATTTGTTTATACAAATAATCTGCTGGTAAGAGAGAAAGAGTGGAAGAGGTTAAAAATTGTAAGGAAAAAATGGCATAGATATTTTAAAAATAAGAAAATAAGACCTAAATTGAAAGGAGTTTATTCAAGATTTGAACCGGGAATCAATATATTTTCTTTAAAAGAAGGAAATATCATAGGAGATAATACAGTCTATATAGCAGATAAGAACCTTACATTGATAGAGATCGCTAAAAAAATAGATATGGGATATGATGAGCTAAAAATATCTAATCCTCATATAGATCCTTTTGATATTCTAAAAGGAGAAGCTGTATTTATCCCGAGAAGAAGATTGCTACCTGAACAGAATTTTGAGTTTGGTACTGTTTATATAAATCTTTCAGAAAAAAGACTTTATTATCCATTAATTATAGAAGGAGAGCCTTATGTTATATCGTTTCCTGTAGGAATAGGTACAGATAACACAAAATCTCCTGTAGGGGAGTTTTTTATATCTCAGAAAAAAGAAAATCCAGAATGGATAGTCCCAAAGTCAATAAGAGAAGAAGATCCTTCCCTACCTCCAGTCGTCCCTCCAGGTCCAAATAATCCTCTTGGTGTGAGAGCAATGAGATTAGGAAACACAGAGTATCTTCTCCATGGGACAAGTAAAAGATTTGGTATAGGGATGAAAGTCAGTCATGGATGTATAAGGATGTATAACAGAGATGTAGTAAGGCTTTTTGATATAGTTAATAAAGGAACTAAGGTGGTTATAACAGATAAAAGATTTAAGATTTTTAAAAACAGATATATATATTTAGAGATTTTCGAACTTTCAGTAAAGGATAAAATTGACATATTAAACCTTTTAAAAGAAAGGGGGGTTAAAATAACCCCTTATCTTATAGATTTTTACAATATAGAAAAGAGGGGATACTCAATTCCCCTCTAATAATTATTTAGCGAGAGATTTTCTCATTACTCTTTCTATGTTCTCAGAAAGTCTGTCAAGTTTTGCTTCTATAGCTCCAACTCTATCTTCCAGACCTCTTATAGCAGCTGCATTTTTCTCTGCTTTTTCATCAACAGCTTTGATCTGTTTTTTCAAATCTGCATGTTCAGCCTGAATATTGCCAACCTGAGTTTCAAGATCTTCGATTTTTCCTACAATCTTTGGATGTTCTTCTTTATGCATCTGTTCTATTTTTGTTACTTTACTTTCAATGGCGTTCAGTTTTTCTAATATTTTAGCATCCTGCTCATCTACATAGCTTTTGGTAGCACATCCTGTAAGAACAACAGCAGAAAGACCTAAAACAGCACCTGCTTTTAAAAGTTTTTTAAACATCTCAAACCTCCATTTATTATTTATTTAATAAGTTTAGCATAAATTTAAGCTGTACATTTTTTATTCTAATTTTGAATGTATTCAAATATTGTTATACAATATATATGGCTATCCTCCTGAAAATATTGACCGAACCTGCCACCTGAGGTACCTTATAGGTACCTCAATTCTATTTCGGAATCAGCGATGAAAAACATTAAAGAAATAGCAGAAAGAATAAGATGGTTCATTATGGACGTTGATGGTGTTCTCACAGATGGAGGTATTATATACGATAGTGGTGGTAATGAGCTTAAAAAATTCTGTGTAAAGGATGGAATGGGAATAACCCTTCTCCATAATGCTGGAATAAAAACTGCTATTCTTACAAGTAGAAATTCCCCTATGGTACAGAAAAGAGCTGAAGAACTGAGAATATCAGAGGTTATTCAAGGTGCAAAGGATAAGTTGAATCTGTATGAGAATCTAAAGGCTAAACATAATCTTGCTGATGATGAAATTTTATATATAGGAGATGATTTTGTTGATCTACCTGTACTTAAAAGGGTTGGATTTCCTGTCTGTGTTAAAAATTCTCCTGATGAGCTTAAAGAGGTATGTGTATATATAACAAAGAATGAAGGTGGGAAAGGAGCTGTAAGGGAAACTGCAGAGCTTTTATTAAAGATGAAAGGGCTTTACAGTAAAGCTATAGAAAAATATACCGGTGTATGATGGAAAAGGATAAAGAGAGATGGAATAAAAGATATACAGAAGAGGAATATCCCTGGAAAGAACCTTCAAAGATTGTCAGAGAATTTTATAACCTGTCAAGAAAAGGAAAGGCATTAGATATTGCATCTGGTTTGGGAAGAAATGCAATATTCCTGTACGATAAAGGTTTTGATGTCGATGCTGTTGATATATCTGATGTGGCACTGGGCAGAATAAAAAAAGAAAGGCCTGAGATAAACACCATTCAGGCAGATCTTGATATTTACAATATACCTGAAAATAGTTACGACCTTATCATAAATATAAATTACCTCAATAGAAGACTTATTCCCCAGATAAAGGAGGGACTTAAAAAGGGAGGTGTTGTGATATTTGAAACCTTTACACTAAAAAAAGGTAAAGAGTATATGCAACCTGAAAACAAGGATTATCTTCTCAGACCTAATGAGCTTTTACATCTTTTTATAGATATGTATATAGTTTTTTATCAGGAAAAGGATTATGTAAAACCTGACGGCCAGAGGGCTTTTATATCTTCTCTGGTAGCTATCAAAAATTGTGATTATTTTCCAAAATAGAACTCAAAAAATACCTTTATAAATGGTGTTCCTTTGAATGCTCTTTCTTTTGTCCAGTCTACTCCTGTATAAACATTAAAAAAAGCCCATTTTTTCCATAAGTTTGCCCTTACCCTGTACTGGACAGTGTAAGAGTTTACACCACCGTTTATGATTCTTTTCTGCTGTATTCCACCGAGTATCTCTGTTGCGACAGGTCTTTTGTCAGGCTTATAGAATCTTACTGATGTTGTGTAGTTTACAACCTGATATGGATTGTTTGATGATTTGTACCTGTCTATATAAACTCTCCATACTGTTTTAGGAGCTATAAGTCTGTCTATATAAAGCTGTGTACTTTCTTCTAATCTGTATGTAGATATTTTTCTCTCTGCCCTGAATCTCTGGTAAACTGTAAACTCCCATCTTTTGTAAACAATAGGGATGTTCCATATCTCATACTTTGCATATATCTTAGGAGAACTTGTCAGCCCTGTGGATAACCTGTGTTTTAGCAGTTTTCTCTGTACTGTTTTGTATTCAGCTCCT contains the following coding sequences:
- the gspG gene encoding type II secretion system major pseudopilin GspG, which translates into the protein MRNRKGFTLLELLVVLVILSLLAALVVPNIIGRSEEAKIKTTKVQLKEIKRALEMYRLDNGNYPTTEQGLKALVEKPKIPPEPKKWKQYMESLPKDPWGNDYIYIYPSEKHPFELKSKGPDGELGTDDDISVWDK
- a CDS encoding type IV pilus modification PilV family protein is translated as MMISQSGTNKGFTLLEVLVGIVIFSIAFTVLIKIQSENISGIYNSIKKTKALNFFNESYYNIKKENPEFTIHQESKDTVFGLKEIDYTVLDKKTGKPILKLRVYEE
- a CDS encoding KdsC family phosphatase yields the protein MKNIKEIAERIRWFIMDVDGVLTDGGIIYDSGGNELKKFCVKDGMGITLLHNAGIKTAILTSRNSPMVQKRAEELRISEVIQGAKDKLNLYENLKAKHNLADDEILYIGDDFVDLPVLKRVGFPVCVKNSPDELKEVCVYITKNEGGKGAVRETAELLLKMKGLYSKAIEKYTGV
- a CDS encoding L,D-transpeptidase family protein — its product is MGVILAVFLIFSYAYSYDLDSLLDEAIREVESEKSEKYYNLALKLFNEGVYKLAVKNGELFIEKNNFDRRKLEDMLLLLSVSYYKLKETKKLFDLYLRFIGSGISKDIKLKLFVYTNNLLVREKEWKRLKIVRKKWHRYFKNKKIRPKLKGVYSRFEPGINIFSLKEGNIIGDNTVYIADKNLTLIEIAKKIDMGYDELKISNPHIDPFDILKGEAVFIPRRRLLPEQNFEFGTVYINLSEKRLYYPLIIEGEPYVISFPVGIGTDNTKSPVGEFFISQKKENPEWIVPKSIREEDPSLPPVVPPGPNNPLGVRAMRLGNTEYLLHGTSKRFGIGMKVSHGCIRMYNRDVVRLFDIVNKGTKVVITDKRFKIFKNRYIYLEIFELSVKDKIDILNLLKERGVKITPYLIDFYNIEKRGYSIPL
- a CDS encoding general secretion pathway protein GspK; amino-acid sequence: MILLFVFIVIASIGTAVLDTTEDRYLLENYVEDSVNTQQILLISDSISEALIKVLNKDDKSVDYIGEFWSKNIPLALENVKVEVQIVDQERFLNPNRVITGEKIDKKFFGILERLFDTVQINNQILYNIIDWIDADSFSNGGKEDYRLYPAKNSYIDTVEEFLLIDGVDSKVFNGKIINGRFFPGLKSVLSPYSNGKVNINTASKWVLMALDEEIDSSLASKIISYRKEKPFKNVDELVLIDGFSSDILYRIRLYIDVKSENFLADVGITFGGRKYKLVILLNRKNKTKVVWKKIQ
- the folK gene encoding 2-amino-4-hydroxy-6-hydroxymethyldihydropteridine diphosphokinase; this encodes MEKVFLALGSNISDKESYIKKAVDKLSEFVKDIQIAPVYVSKAVGFEDQPDFYNTVIKGFTQLDPFELFKMTKNIEKELGRVERFRWGPREIDIDILFYGNLILDTEYLVIPHPRLHERDFVLQPLFDIEPEFIHPVLKKTVKELLFNLRDRTIISCLKSYPQG
- the gspM gene encoding type II secretion system protein GspM, producing the protein MNRILLFFESLENRERIVLITGVYFVIVVVFFVLPAGYLFKKIETLEKRIKIEEKRYIQLQKIVNRYKNIKPKERYTLSLSVIDKIAGKSGVREFVVSIKPVDRGIEVVMEKTEPEKLFDFLKEIKKKGFSVSSISINDPKGNKKLNVRTVIESGR
- a CDS encoding class I SAM-dependent methyltransferase, which encodes MMEKDKERWNKRYTEEEYPWKEPSKIVREFYNLSRKGKALDIASGLGRNAIFLYDKGFDVDAVDISDVALGRIKKERPEINTIQADLDIYNIPENSYDLIININYLNRRLIPQIKEGLKKGGVVIFETFTLKKGKEYMQPENKDYLLRPNELLHLFIDMYIVFYQEKDYVKPDGQRAFISSLVAIKNCDYFPK
- a CDS encoding prepilin-type N-terminal cleavage/methylation domain-containing protein encodes the protein MKSKGFTLLELLLVVSLLLLVFGTVGYTFISNIRGSAELSYLTERYISYISVKNQLAKQMFSKVEKRKENFILGNGGISFYTVYPLFFTGAVRAEYRVEKEGQKSKLFYMEYPYMDGRLGSDGIKKVLLGVFDDIEFEAYYKGRFLQHYRGKNFPSIIRLKIDGKSFYIPAGSEL